In Flavobacterium endoglycinae, one DNA window encodes the following:
- the argS gene encoding arginine--tRNA ligase yields MSLSQILTPSIQKAIQALFDVSVDKIEFQTTRKEFEGDITMVIFPLLKVIKSNPAELGNKIGTYLVENVSDVARFNVVSGFLNIVISDSYYLNFFNDIKDNHKFGYVSPDPADKAVMVEYSSPNTNKPLHLGHVRNNLLGYSVAEILKASGKKVYKTQIINDRGIHICKSMLAWEKFGNGETPQTSNLKGDKLVGKYYVEFDKAYKTEINQLIETGKTEEEAKKQAPIIIEAQEMLKKWEAGDEAVIALWKKMNQWVYDGFATTYTNLGVDFDKYYYESNTYLLGKDVVQVGLDKGVFEKDPDGSVWIDLTDEGLDRKIVLRSDGTAVYMTQDIGTAIQRVKDMPDVGGMVYTVGNEQDYHFKVLFLILQKLGFDWASSLYHLSYGMVDLPSGKMKSREGTVVDADDLMQDMTDTAKQISEDLGKLDSYSDDEKAKLYKTIGLGALKYYILKVDPKKRILFNPEESVDFAGNTGPFIQYTYARIQSIIRKADFDFSAKTNIEELHEKEKELVKQIELFPEVIQNAAQNHSPALIANYTYDLVKEYNSFYQSVHILGEVDLTKKIFRVQLSQKVAEVIKSAFSLLGIEVPERM; encoded by the coding sequence ATGTCATTATCACAAATTCTTACACCTTCTATACAAAAAGCAATACAGGCATTATTTGATGTTTCAGTAGATAAAATCGAGTTTCAGACTACCAGAAAGGAGTTTGAAGGCGATATTACAATGGTGATTTTCCCTTTACTGAAAGTAATTAAAAGTAATCCTGCCGAATTAGGAAATAAAATAGGAACCTATCTGGTTGAAAATGTTTCTGACGTTGCGCGCTTTAATGTGGTATCAGGTTTCCTGAATATTGTAATTTCTGATAGTTATTACCTGAACTTTTTTAATGATATAAAAGACAATCATAAATTTGGTTATGTTTCTCCAGATCCCGCCGATAAAGCTGTTATGGTAGAATACTCATCGCCAAATACAAATAAACCGCTTCACTTAGGACATGTTCGTAACAATTTGTTAGGATATTCTGTTGCGGAAATATTAAAAGCTTCTGGTAAAAAAGTATACAAAACTCAAATCATTAACGACCGCGGAATCCATATATGTAAGTCAATGCTCGCTTGGGAAAAATTTGGAAATGGTGAAACGCCGCAGACATCAAATTTAAAAGGAGATAAATTAGTCGGTAAATATTATGTGGAGTTTGATAAAGCTTACAAAACAGAAATAAACCAATTAATTGAAACGGGTAAAACCGAAGAAGAAGCTAAAAAACAAGCGCCCATTATTATTGAAGCACAAGAAATGCTGAAAAAATGGGAAGCTGGTGATGAAGCTGTGATTGCACTTTGGAAAAAAATGAACCAATGGGTGTATGATGGTTTTGCTACAACTTACACGAACCTTGGAGTTGATTTTGATAAATATTACTACGAAAGTAATACTTACTTATTAGGAAAAGATGTTGTTCAGGTTGGTCTAGATAAAGGTGTTTTCGAAAAAGATCCTGACGGTTCAGTTTGGATTGATTTAACCGATGAAGGTCTTGATCGTAAAATCGTTCTTCGTTCTGATGGTACAGCGGTTTATATGACACAAGATATTGGAACAGCAATTCAGCGTGTGAAAGATATGCCGGATGTTGGAGGAATGGTATACACAGTAGGTAACGAACAAGATTATCACTTTAAAGTATTATTCCTAATCTTGCAAAAACTAGGTTTTGACTGGGCTTCAAGCCTATATCATTTATCATACGGAATGGTTGATTTACCTTCGGGTAAAATGAAAAGCCGTGAAGGAACAGTTGTCGATGCCGATGATTTGATGCAGGACATGACTGATACAGCCAAACAAATCTCAGAAGATTTAGGAAAACTAGACAGTTATTCTGATGATGAAAAGGCAAAATTGTACAAAACGATTGGTCTTGGAGCATTGAAATATTATATCTTAAAAGTAGATCCTAAAAAACGTATTCTTTTCAATCCAGAAGAATCTGTTGATTTTGCTGGAAATACGGGACCATTTATTCAGTATACATATGCGAGAATTCAGTCGATTATTCGTAAAGCCGATTTTGATTTTTCAGCGAAAACAAATATTGAAGAACTTCATGAAAAGGAAAAAGAATTGGTAAAACAAATCGAACTTTTCCCTGAAGTAATTCAAAATGCAGCGCAAAATCACAGTCCAGCATTAATTGCTAATTATACATACGATTTGGTAAAAGAATATAATTCTTTTTATCAATCGGTTCATATTTTAGGTGAAGTCGATTTGACAAAAAAGATTTTCAGAGTACAGCTTTCACAAAAAGTTGCCGAAGTGATTAAGTCAGCTTTCAGTCTATTAGGAATTGAAGTTCCAGAGAGAATGTAA
- a CDS encoding DUF6607 family protein: MISKSLFFSAAMAFTCSLGFSQDKKQQDIKSIKSMCGCYEVKFNFTETFSYPKDSLTYKPSETKHESALEWVELLEDTPNKIVMQHLLIVSDDMIIKHWRQDWLYENTDLYAFDKGNSWKYKKLDKKAVKGQWTQKVYQVDDSPRYEGSSTWVHVDGQDYWANVADAPLPRREQTKRNDYNVLKRRNIHEITATGWNHEQDNDKLVRDDAGKDVLLAQEKGFDVYTKVPDIKCIAAQKWWKENNVLWKNVRDKWQTLFDRHKDLNLEAKVDRKALYSLLFDLKPTATKAESDAIIDKFVK, translated from the coding sequence ATGATTTCAAAAAGCCTCTTTTTTTCAGCCGCTATGGCTTTTACTTGTAGTCTTGGATTCAGTCAGGACAAAAAACAACAAGACATAAAATCTATTAAATCAATGTGTGGTTGTTATGAAGTAAAGTTCAATTTCACAGAAACATTTTCATATCCTAAAGATTCTCTTACTTACAAACCATCCGAAACCAAACATGAATCTGCTTTGGAATGGGTTGAATTGTTAGAAGATACTCCAAATAAAATCGTTATGCAGCACTTATTAATCGTAAGCGATGATATGATTATCAAACACTGGAGACAAGACTGGTTATATGAAAACACAGACTTATATGCATTTGATAAAGGAAATTCTTGGAAATATAAAAAGTTAGATAAAAAAGCTGTTAAAGGTCAGTGGACTCAAAAGGTATATCAAGTTGATGATAGTCCAAGATATGAAGGTTCTTCTACTTGGGTACATGTTGATGGGCAGGATTATTGGGCAAATGTTGCAGATGCGCCGCTTCCTAGAAGAGAGCAGACAAAACGTAACGATTATAATGTTTTAAAAAGAAGAAACATCCACGAAATTACTGCTACAGGATGGAATCATGAGCAGGATAATGACAAATTAGTTCGCGATGATGCTGGGAAAGATGTTCTTTTAGCACAAGAAAAAGGTTTTGATGTTTATACTAAGGTGCCGGATATTAAATGTATCGCAGCTCAAAAATGGTGGAAAGAAAATAATGTGCTTTGGAAAAACGTTCGTGACAAATGGCAGACTCTTTTCGACAGACATAAAGATCTTAATTTAGAAGCTAAAGTTGACAGAAAAGCTCTTTATTCTCTTTTGTTTGATTTAAAACCAACTGCTACAAAAGCTGAATCAGATGCTATTATTGACAAGTTTGTAAAATAA
- a CDS encoding TonB-dependent receptor domain-containing protein: MKLKFFLFALLGIMATVQGQNSGSVTGKIIEKSNSMPISYATVSLKENGKVVAGVNTDDNGDFSFKNIAVKSYTIEVQYIGFRKYIGSVLLSENKKSAVVNVSLEEEATQLKGVNVIAERSTIEQKIDRKVVNVGKDLTTAGASASDIMNNIPSVNVDQDGKLSLRGNDNVRVLIDGRPSNIDPAQLLKQIPSTSIKKIELITNPSAKYNPEGMSGIINIILHKNANTGFNGSYSGGITFGKTAKYNQSLDLNYKTGKVNFFGNAGNNFGTYFNDGHIQRLDQDVVQKLDISNDNDNYLYKVGMDYLINDHNTLSFYTNQNKSSGTGIVNTDIDYNNGDPNIKNMYQKSRYQGPNLTGTYNLAYKHIFKKEGHTLDFEGNYSDTKETQNAGFDTKTTSPANASSSVVYNDYIRDNRKLGTLNVDYVNPLNDKTTLEAGAEARITRTDNDYHTSNPAVPAADQISNYKYDTDIYSAYVTFGQKYKKFSYQIGTRFESYKVAANLNSGQNKFDDDYITLYPSAYLTYNLNEKNVLQLSYSRRVDRPSLEQTKPIREFSTPLVTSYGNPELRPQFTNSVEVNYTKTLEKGSITGGVFVRSINDQISRTLSPDPNDPSGYKQILSFANYDHNSAYGFDLSLNYKLTKWWDIQPAIDFSSIKQEGVVFQFDPATNTSSPLQRSVTTSAFNARMNSNFKPTKRLSFLLFGFYRGPVDEIQQKRNEMYKIDIGSRYTLLDNKMNISVRFNDVFNTMKFSFDGIYPYPQTGQFTWESQTVYLGLTYNFGSGKIKNLQRKQREDNTNKGGGGMF, encoded by the coding sequence ATGAAATTAAAATTCTTCCTGTTTGCATTATTGGGGATAATGGCAACAGTCCAGGGTCAAAATTCAGGATCGGTCACTGGAAAAATCATTGAAAAATCTAACAGCATGCCTATTTCGTATGCTACAGTTTCACTTAAAGAAAATGGAAAAGTGGTAGCTGGAGTAAATACTGATGATAATGGTGATTTCTCATTTAAAAATATTGCTGTAAAAAGCTATACTATCGAGGTTCAATACATTGGATTTAGAAAATATATTGGTTCTGTACTTTTAAGCGAAAACAAAAAATCTGCAGTTGTCAATGTCTCTCTTGAAGAAGAAGCAACGCAATTAAAAGGCGTAAATGTAATTGCTGAACGTTCTACAATTGAGCAAAAAATTGATAGAAAAGTCGTTAATGTTGGAAAAGATTTAACTACTGCTGGAGCTTCGGCATCGGATATTATGAACAATATTCCTTCTGTAAACGTAGATCAGGATGGAAAACTTTCGCTTCGCGGAAATGACAATGTTCGTGTATTAATTGACGGACGTCCTTCTAATATTGATCCAGCACAATTATTAAAACAAATTCCATCGACATCTATTAAGAAAATTGAGTTGATTACAAATCCAAGTGCAAAATACAATCCTGAAGGAATGTCAGGAATCATCAATATTATTTTACACAAAAACGCCAATACTGGTTTCAACGGAAGCTACAGCGGCGGAATTACTTTTGGTAAAACTGCAAAATACAATCAGTCTTTAGATTTAAACTACAAAACGGGAAAAGTTAACTTTTTTGGTAATGCTGGTAATAATTTTGGAACATACTTTAATGATGGTCACATCCAAAGATTAGATCAGGATGTAGTTCAAAAATTAGATATCTCAAACGATAATGATAACTACTTATACAAAGTAGGTATGGATTACCTAATTAACGACCATAATACGTTATCTTTTTACACCAATCAGAATAAATCTTCTGGCACTGGAATTGTAAATACTGATATTGATTACAACAATGGCGATCCAAACATTAAAAATATGTACCAAAAATCAAGATACCAAGGACCGAATTTAACAGGGACTTACAACTTGGCGTACAAGCACATATTTAAAAAAGAAGGACATACTCTTGATTTCGAAGGAAATTATAGTGATACTAAAGAAACCCAAAATGCAGGTTTCGATACCAAAACAACAAGTCCTGCCAACGCATCAAGCAGTGTAGTATACAACGATTATATTCGTGACAACAGAAAACTAGGAACTTTAAACGTAGATTATGTTAATCCATTAAACGACAAAACTACGCTTGAGGCTGGTGCTGAAGCAAGAATTACAAGAACAGATAATGATTATCATACAAGTAATCCTGCTGTTCCTGCTGCAGACCAGATTTCCAATTATAAATATGATACTGATATTTATTCTGCTTATGTAACTTTTGGTCAGAAATACAAAAAATTCAGCTACCAAATAGGGACTCGTTTTGAGAGTTACAAAGTAGCCGCTAATTTAAACAGCGGACAAAATAAATTTGATGACGATTATATTACTTTATATCCATCAGCTTATTTAACTTATAATTTAAATGAGAAAAATGTTTTACAATTAAGCTACAGCCGTCGTGTTGACCGTCCAAGTTTAGAACAGACAAAACCTATTCGCGAGTTTTCTACTCCATTGGTAACTTCATATGGAAATCCTGAATTGAGACCTCAGTTTACAAATTCTGTTGAAGTAAATTACACTAAAACTCTTGAAAAAGGAAGCATTACAGGGGGTGTATTTGTAAGAAGTATTAATGACCAAATAAGCAGAACTTTAAGTCCAGATCCTAACGACCCGTCAGGATATAAACAAATTTTAAGTTTTGCTAACTATGATCATAATAGTGCTTATGGTTTTGATCTTTCTCTTAACTATAAACTTACTAAATGGTGGGATATTCAGCCAGCTATTGACTTCTCCAGCATAAAACAAGAAGGTGTTGTTTTTCAGTTTGATCCAGCTACAAACACAAGTTCGCCTCTTCAACGCAGTGTAACAACATCTGCATTTAATGCTCGTATGAACTCAAACTTTAAACCCACAAAACGTTTAAGTTTCTTATTATTTGGTTTTTACAGAGGTCCTGTTGATGAAATTCAGCAAAAAAGAAACGAAATGTACAAAATAGACATTGGTTCACGCTACACTTTATTAGATAACAAAATGAATATCAGCGTGCGTTTTAATGATGTTTTCAATACCATGAAATTCTCATTTGACGGTATTTATCCTTACCCACAAACTGGACAGTTTACTTGGGAAAGCCAAACCGTTTATTTAGGTTTAACATACAACTTTGGAAGTGGTAAAATCAAAAACTTACAACGTAAACAAAGAGAAGACAACACTAATAAAGGCGGCGGCGGAATGTTCTAA
- a CDS encoding copper homeostasis protein CutC, whose product MKKNQLEIACFNYESAIIAQQSGAHRIELCENMNLGGTTPNSILVVKVRESLHIKMHVIIRPRGGDFVYSDEELIEMKQDIKQYKKLGVDGFVFGILKDNGKVNKKQNKELVHLAHPLPCTFHRAFDVVKNPEKSLEDIIECGFKTILTSGQGINVTEGIWALERLQELAGDRIQIMPGGGLRSSNIKLLQEKLDYTFYHSSAITDNTEMANPEEIKELLNFL is encoded by the coding sequence ATGAAAAAAAATCAATTAGAAATAGCCTGTTTTAATTATGAGTCTGCTATAATCGCTCAACAGAGTGGTGCTCACAGAATCGAGCTGTGCGAGAATATGAATCTGGGCGGTACTACACCTAATTCTATTTTGGTAGTAAAAGTCCGCGAAAGCTTACATATAAAAATGCATGTCATTATTAGACCACGCGGTGGTGATTTTGTGTATTCAGATGAAGAACTGATAGAAATGAAACAAGATATCAAGCAGTACAAAAAACTAGGTGTTGATGGTTTTGTTTTTGGAATTTTGAAAGATAACGGGAAAGTTAATAAAAAACAAAATAAAGAATTGGTGCATTTGGCGCATCCGCTTCCTTGTACATTTCACCGTGCTTTTGATGTAGTTAAGAATCCAGAGAAATCTCTCGAAGATATTATCGAATGTGGTTTTAAAACCATTCTCACTTCAGGTCAGGGAATTAATGTCACCGAAGGAATCTGGGCGCTCGAAAGACTTCAGGAATTAGCAGGAGATCGAATTCAAATTATGCCCGGCGGCGGTTTGAGATCTTCGAATATAAAACTGCTTCAAGAAAAACTCGATTATACGTTTTACCATTCTTCGGCCATTACAGATAATACCGAAATGGCAAATCCAGAAGAAATAAAAGAGCTCCTAAATTTTTTATAG
- a CDS encoding GIY-YIG nuclease family protein, translated as MKRYYVYILKCSDGSYYTGMTNDINRRLNEHNYGLNKESYTYNKRPLELVFCTEFNDVIQAIKFEKQVKGWSRKKKEAIISDKWDDLKEFSECLNKTSHKNFYKKNL; from the coding sequence ATGAAGAGATATTATGTATATATTTTGAAATGTTCAGATGGAAGTTATTACACAGGAATGACAAATGATATAAACAGAAGATTAAATGAACATAATTATGGTTTAAATAAAGAAAGCTATACTTATAATAAAAGACCTCTTGAATTGGTTTTTTGTACAGAGTTTAATGATGTGATTCAGGCCATTAAATTTGAAAAGCAAGTAAAAGGCTGGAGTAGAAAAAAGAAAGAAGCAATAATAAGTGATAAGTGGGATGATCTTAAAGAATTTTCAGAATGTTTAAATAAAACAAGTCATAAAAATTTTTATAAAAAGAACCTTTAG
- a CDS encoding SusC/RagA family TonB-linked outer membrane protein → MKQKLKGLIMLFFILVLQSSIAQEKKITGMVSDANGPIPGVNVNVKGTKTGVQSDFDGKYVINAKTGDVLIFSYMGFKDINLTVGTGSVLNVKMQEDGKELDEVVVVAYGTAKKASYTGSASQVKSEQLENRPLTNALSSLEGATSGVQIQSSAGQPGAAPEIRIRGFSSINGSNTPLYIVDGVPYAGDISNLNSSDIESLTVLKDASSTSLYGSKAANGVVIITTKSGKSSKDKFSLNVSTGMTSRSIKDYKRVNAFDYYPLEWEAIRNSRPMGTQAQVDAANAYASSRVPVVLVTNPFNVPNNSIVGTDGKLNPDAKLLYPQDLDWAKYLERAGVRKNVDFSYQGKSDKSNYFASLGYLNEEGYIQKSGFERTTGRLNLNTSLKDWFRTGVNMSGALTNSKLGTDGVENTSSFKNPFRTIRTMGPIYPVFDHNDDGSYVLDDNGNKVYSTIRGSGASNGRNVVYETLNDTDVVKGLALSARAFFEITFLKDFKFTTNASIDKTYSNRTYSYNTLIGDGAPTGLMAKEDKILTGVTYNQLLNYSKKIGNHSFNALLGHESFDYERNWTSSSKTGQVAPSIIEFVNYATTTGLTSFTRNYATESYFSRAGYDYMEKYIFSASLRRDGSSKFAEKWGNFWSLGGAWVISKEKFLHNTSWIDDLKLRASIGQVGNDSHIISDTNDAGSKINGLNYYVSQPTYSLGYDNGSEGGILIYAAAAPNLKWEVNTQKDIALEFGLFKNRLKGSVEYYNRNTDGLIFSVPNPLSSGLDNRMENIGSMVNKGIEIALDGTILKAKDFSWNLNINASTINNKITKLPQGEIINGTKKLSVGHSIYDYWLRDWYGVDPADGYALYVADPKFVNTGDTTLRVVNGVNVTTDQNKALYHYAGSAIPDLFGSFGNTFKYKGLRLDIICTYQIGGQMYDTNYASLMHTGNNYGSALSTDIFRRWQKPGDITDVPRLDINRNTQASSASDRWLTGSDYLSLRQINLSYKMPSEFLSKMEIDNASVYVNGENLLLFTKRQGMDPTQTFNGTTQNRYIPSRVITLGVNLNF, encoded by the coding sequence ATGAAACAAAAATTAAAAGGACTTATCATGCTCTTTTTTATCTTGGTTTTGCAATCCAGTATTGCTCAAGAGAAAAAAATTACAGGAATGGTTTCGGATGCTAATGGACCAATTCCCGGAGTAAACGTAAATGTAAAAGGAACGAAAACTGGGGTACAATCAGATTTTGATGGAAAGTATGTAATAAATGCTAAGACAGGGGATGTTTTGATTTTTTCTTACATGGGATTCAAAGATATTAACTTAACGGTTGGAACTGGTTCTGTACTTAATGTTAAAATGCAAGAAGATGGAAAGGAATTAGATGAAGTTGTGGTTGTAGCTTATGGAACAGCAAAAAAAGCTTCATATACTGGTTCTGCATCTCAAGTTAAATCTGAACAATTAGAAAATAGACCTTTAACCAATGCTTTGTCATCTTTAGAAGGGGCAACATCAGGAGTTCAGATTCAAAGTTCAGCAGGTCAGCCAGGAGCTGCTCCAGAAATTAGAATACGAGGTTTTAGTTCAATCAATGGATCTAATACACCCTTATACATTGTAGATGGAGTGCCATATGCAGGAGACATCAGCAATTTAAACTCAAGCGATATTGAAAGTTTGACCGTCTTAAAAGATGCATCTTCCACTTCTTTATATGGATCAAAAGCGGCAAATGGAGTGGTTATTATTACAACAAAATCAGGAAAATCATCGAAAGATAAATTTTCTTTAAATGTTAGTACTGGTATGACTTCACGTTCTATTAAAGACTATAAGAGAGTAAATGCTTTCGACTACTACCCTTTAGAATGGGAAGCGATTAGAAATAGCCGTCCAATGGGAACACAGGCACAAGTTGATGCAGCTAATGCATATGCATCTTCAAGAGTACCAGTTGTTTTGGTTACTAATCCATTTAATGTGCCAAACAACAGTATTGTTGGGACTGATGGAAAATTGAATCCAGATGCAAAATTATTATATCCACAAGATCTTGATTGGGCTAAATATTTGGAAAGAGCCGGAGTTCGTAAAAATGTAGATTTTTCATATCAGGGAAAATCAGATAAATCCAATTATTTTGCTTCTCTTGGTTATTTAAATGAAGAAGGATACATTCAAAAATCTGGTTTTGAAAGAACAACAGGTAGATTGAATTTAAATACAAGTTTAAAAGATTGGTTTAGAACTGGTGTAAACATGTCAGGAGCTTTAACTAATTCAAAGCTAGGAACAGATGGAGTAGAAAATACAAGTTCGTTTAAAAATCCATTTAGAACGATTAGAACAATGGGGCCAATTTATCCTGTTTTTGATCATAATGATGATGGATCTTATGTGTTAGATGATAATGGTAATAAAGTATATTCGACGATTCGCGGATCTGGTGCTTCTAACGGAAGAAACGTAGTGTATGAAACTTTAAATGATACCGATGTTGTAAAAGGGCTAGCACTTTCAGCAAGAGCGTTTTTTGAAATTACTTTTTTAAAAGATTTCAAGTTTACTACAAATGCTTCTATTGATAAAACATATTCTAATAGAACATATTCGTATAATACATTAATTGGAGATGGTGCACCAACAGGTCTTATGGCAAAAGAAGATAAAATTCTAACAGGTGTTACATATAATCAGTTACTGAATTATTCAAAAAAAATTGGAAATCATTCATTTAACGCACTGCTTGGACATGAAAGCTTCGATTATGAAAGAAATTGGACAAGCAGCAGTAAAACTGGACAGGTTGCTCCTAGTATAATTGAATTTGTTAATTATGCGACTACTACTGGATTAACTTCTTTTACACGAAATTATGCCACTGAATCCTATTTCTCAAGAGCAGGATATGACTATATGGAAAAATATATTTTTTCAGCATCATTACGCAGAGATGGATCTTCAAAGTTTGCAGAAAAATGGGGTAACTTTTGGTCTTTAGGAGGAGCTTGGGTAATTTCTAAAGAAAAGTTTCTTCATAATACTTCATGGATTGACGACCTAAAATTAAGAGCGTCGATAGGACAAGTTGGTAATGATTCACACATAATTAGTGATACAAATGATGCTGGTTCGAAAATTAATGGGTTGAATTATTATGTTAGTCAGCCAACTTATAGTTTAGGTTACGATAACGGAAGTGAAGGAGGTATTTTAATTTATGCTGCTGCTGCTCCTAATTTGAAATGGGAAGTTAATACTCAGAAAGATATTGCTTTAGAATTTGGATTGTTTAAGAATAGATTGAAAGGAAGTGTTGAGTATTATAATAGAAATACTGATGGTTTAATTTTTTCAGTCCCTAACCCATTATCATCTGGTTTAGACAATAGAATGGAGAATATTGGTTCTATGGTAAATAAAGGAATTGAAATTGCATTAGATGGTACAATTCTTAAAGCAAAAGATTTTTCTTGGAATCTAAATATTAATGCTTCTACAATTAATAATAAAATTACAAAACTCCCACAGGGCGAAATTATAAATGGAACCAAAAAACTTTCAGTGGGTCATTCTATTTATGATTATTGGTTAAGAGATTGGTATGGAGTAGATCCTGCAGATGGATATGCTCTATATGTAGCTGATCCGAAATTTGTGAATACAGGAGATACTACTTTACGAGTTGTAAATGGCGTTAATGTAACTACCGATCAAAATAAAGCTTTGTACCATTATGCAGGATCAGCAATACCTGATTTGTTTGGAAGCTTTGGAAATACATTTAAATATAAAGGACTTCGATTAGATATTATTTGTACTTATCAAATTGGTGGACAAATGTATGATACGAACTATGCTTCATTAATGCATACAGGAAATAATTATGGATCGGCATTAAGTACAGACATTTTTAGAAGATGGCAAAAACCTGGAGATATTACTGATGTGCCACGATTAGATATTAATAGAAATACTCAAGCATCTTCTGCTTCAGATAGATGGTTAACTGGTTCAGACTATTTATCTCTTAGACAAATTAATTTATCTTATAAAATGCCTTCTGAATTCTTGTCAAAAATGGAAATAGATAATGCATCAGTTTATGTAAATGGTGAGAACTTACTATTATTTACAAAACGTCAAGGAATGGATCCTACACAAACTTTTAATGGAACTACTCAAAATAGATATATTCCATCAAGAGTAATAACGCTGGGAGTTAATTTAAACTTTTAA
- a CDS encoding RagB/SusD family nutrient uptake outer membrane protein: MKSTYIKIVFFILTVTVFNSCSDDFLDKKPTEFVDNEGATKTTENLMMLLNGIHRSLYISYEDQSQAGLGGLMQQTDIVGDDVVFPITNGWFLQMYNWSSVNNENSVDLRFPYRTYYRIIRNANTIINAADAAIGSTSDKNIVKGQALLYRAFCHFQLVQLFGKRYVNGVTNSQLGVPIILTVGNDNFPRSTVEEVYTQINKDLDEANVLLQGYLKPNNSYLDLKVAQGLKARVALTQGNWSAAAEYANKARSGKTLMSTAEYVTGFNDYNNKEWMWGSHINEVQTQYFGNFGAYMSRNFSSTVIRSCPKAINSKLYDMIPSTDIRSAIFDKTGKHTALALPSNFAKFPYTSQKFLSISTGDSRCDVPYMRAAEMFLIEAEAKARMGSADAANVLYEFEITRNPSYTLSTNTGQALVDEILMQRRIELWGEGFRFFDLKRTNSPLDRTGANHDSGIVNGVLNVDPTDKRWQWLIPKDEINANPLIKQNEF; the protein is encoded by the coding sequence ATGAAATCAACTTATATTAAAATAGTATTTTTTATACTGACAGTAACTGTTTTTAATTCTTGTTCAGATGATTTTTTAGACAAGAAGCCTACAGAATTTGTCGATAATGAAGGCGCTACCAAAACAACTGAAAATTTAATGATGTTGCTGAATGGAATTCACAGATCACTGTATATTTCTTATGAAGATCAAAGTCAGGCTGGATTAGGAGGCTTAATGCAGCAAACAGATATTGTTGGTGATGATGTTGTTTTTCCAATTACAAATGGATGGTTTTTGCAAATGTATAATTGGAGTTCAGTAAATAATGAAAATTCAGTAGACCTGCGTTTTCCGTATCGAACTTATTATAGAATAATAAGAAATGCAAACACTATTATTAATGCTGCTGATGCTGCCATTGGCTCAACTTCAGACAAAAATATTGTTAAAGGTCAGGCATTATTGTATCGTGCATTTTGTCATTTTCAATTAGTACAACTATTTGGAAAAAGATACGTAAATGGAGTAACTAATAGTCAATTAGGAGTTCCGATAATTTTGACTGTCGGAAATGATAATTTTCCAAGATCAACAGTAGAAGAGGTATATACTCAAATTAATAAGGATCTAGATGAAGCGAATGTTTTGTTGCAAGGATATTTAAAACCAAATAATTCTTATCTAGATTTAAAGGTGGCGCAAGGCTTAAAGGCCAGAGTTGCTTTGACGCAAGGTAATTGGAGTGCTGCAGCTGAATACGCTAATAAAGCACGAAGTGGAAAGACGTTAATGTCAACTGCAGAATATGTAACTGGTTTCAATGATTATAATAACAAAGAGTGGATGTGGGGAAGCCACATAAATGAGGTTCAAACTCAATATTTTGGAAATTTTGGAGCTTATATGTCTAGAAATTTCAGCTCAACGGTAATACGTTCTTGCCCAAAAGCTATTAATAGTAAGCTCTATGACATGATTCCTTCTACTGACATTAGATCTGCAATATTTGATAAGACTGGAAAACATACAGCACTTGCTCTTCCGTCAAATTTTGCAAAATTTCCTTATACCAGCCAAAAATTCTTATCAATAAGTACTGGAGATAGCAGATGTGATGTGCCTTATATGCGTGCTGCTGAAATGTTTCTTATAGAAGCTGAGGCAAAAGCCAGAATGGGAAGTGCAGATGCCGCAAATGTATTGTATGAATTTGAGATAACAAGAAACCCGTCTTATACTTTGTCTACTAATACTGGACAAGCTTTAGTTGACGAAATTTTAATGCAGAGAAGAATAGAGTTGTGGGGTGAAGGATTTAGATTTTTTGATTTGAAACGTACAAATTCTCCATTAGATAGAACTGGTGCAAATCATGATTCAGGGATAGTAAATGGTGTGTTGAATGTTGACCCTACAGATAAAAGATGGCAGTGGCTAATTCCTAAAGATGAAATTAATGCCAATCCTTTAATTAAACAAAATGAATTTTAA